One part of the Mesorhizobium sp. M4B.F.Ca.ET.058.02.1.1 genome encodes these proteins:
- a CDS encoding alpha/beta fold hydrolase has product MRPIETRYARSGDVRIAYQVVGQGSFDLVFVPGFISNLDLQWEDEGYSRLLKRLSAFSRLILFDKRGTGLSDRVDSRHLPSLETRMDDVRAVMDAAGSGRAAILGASEGAPMAMLFAATYPERTRSLVLYGGYANFHRWVMPPERLEAFIATTETAWGTGATLPNFAPGRVDDPHFSQWWARFERLSASPTAAAALARMNAGVDVRGILSTISAPTLLIHRRNDVRVDPDASRFLARKIPGARLVEIAGRDHPVWTGDVDRVADLIEEFLTGEPAVADTERVLAALLVTRIYDTAKLGDRMWSERSQRFQETWRLLVGRHGGRTAGTHGELMVSRFDGPARAVRCAAALREAAQQIGVASAQGAHVGEIELRGQPVGLTARVTMQLASHAGRGDILASRLVADLTVGSGLHFTEAGRISLDELDEPLPVVQATSEQHLEPACRPKARPAEPATLTARESEVVNLIADGKSNAAIAAELSLSEHTVKRHVANILLKLDLPSRAAAAAFSARHTGPDGP; this is encoded by the coding sequence GTGAGGCCGATCGAGACCCGGTACGCCCGTAGCGGCGATGTGCGGATCGCCTATCAGGTGGTCGGCCAGGGCTCGTTCGATCTCGTCTTCGTGCCGGGCTTCATCTCCAACCTCGACCTGCAGTGGGAGGATGAGGGCTACAGCCGTCTGCTGAAAAGACTTTCGGCCTTCTCGCGGCTGATCCTGTTCGACAAGCGCGGCACCGGCCTCTCCGACCGCGTCGACAGCCGCCACCTGCCCAGCCTGGAAACCCGCATGGACGACGTGCGCGCGGTGATGGATGCCGCCGGCAGCGGCCGCGCGGCGATCCTCGGCGCCTCGGAAGGAGCGCCGATGGCGATGCTGTTCGCGGCCACCTATCCTGAGCGGACACGGTCGCTGGTGCTTTATGGCGGCTATGCGAATTTCCACAGATGGGTGATGCCGCCAGAGCGTCTCGAGGCCTTCATCGCGACGACGGAAACGGCGTGGGGGACCGGCGCCACGCTGCCCAATTTCGCGCCGGGCCGGGTCGACGACCCGCATTTTTCGCAATGGTGGGCGCGGTTCGAGCGGCTGTCGGCGAGCCCGACGGCGGCCGCAGCGCTGGCGCGCATGAATGCCGGCGTCGACGTGCGCGGCATCCTCAGCACGATCAGCGCGCCGACGCTCCTGATCCATCGCCGCAACGATGTGCGGGTCGACCCCGACGCGAGTCGCTTCCTTGCCCGCAAGATCCCCGGCGCTCGGCTGGTTGAGATCGCCGGGCGCGACCATCCGGTGTGGACCGGCGACGTCGACCGCGTGGCCGACCTGATCGAGGAGTTTCTGACCGGGGAACCGGCGGTGGCCGACACCGAGCGCGTGCTCGCCGCACTGCTGGTGACGCGCATCTACGACACAGCCAAGCTCGGCGACCGCATGTGGAGCGAGCGCAGCCAGCGCTTCCAGGAAACCTGGCGGCTGCTGGTCGGCCGCCATGGCGGGCGCACCGCCGGCACGCATGGCGAGTTGATGGTCTCGCGCTTCGACGGGCCGGCGCGCGCCGTGCGCTGCGCGGCGGCGCTGCGCGAGGCGGCGCAGCAGATCGGCGTGGCGAGCGCGCAAGGGGCGCATGTCGGCGAGATCGAGCTGCGCGGCCAGCCGGTCGGGCTGACGGCGCGCGTGACCATGCAGCTCGCCAGCCATGCCGGGCGCGGCGACATCCTTGCCTCGCGGCTGGTTGCCGATCTCACCGTGGGCTCGGGCCTGCATTTCACTGAGGCCGGCCGCATCAGCCTCGACGAGCTGGACGAGCCGCTGCCGGTGGTGCAGGCGACCTCGGAACAGCATCTGGAACCGGCCTGCCGGCCGAAGGCCAGGCCAGCGGAGCCGGCGACGCTGACGGCGCGGGAAAGCGAGGTGGTGAACCTGATCGCCGACGGCAAAAGCAACGCCGCGATCGCCGCAGAGCTCAGCCTCAGCGAACACACGGTCAAGCGTCACGTCGCCAACATCCTGCTCAAGCTCGACCTGCCGTCGCGGGCGGCGGCGGCGGCGTTTTCGGCCAGGCACACTGGCCCGGACGGGCCATGA
- the fdhF gene encoding formate dehydrogenase subunit alpha, with product MNIKADFPSLIEEIDYGTPESKAEKRITLTVDGRSISVPEGTSIMRAAMEGGVEIPKLCATDMLDTFGSCRVCLVEIEGRGGTPASCTTPVGEGMVVRTQSERLDAIRRGVMELYVSDHPTGWNEQAGTGASEFDAVAKSVGLTENRYGIEGRNHVKQEDGVAPGHGSLAVDYIARDESNPYFTYDPAQCIVCSRCVRACEEVQGTFALTIEGRGFESRMVAGMHEDFITSECVSCGACVQACPTDALREKTVLEKGMPERSAVTTCAYCGVGCSFKAEVKGDEVIRMLPYKDGKANHGHSCVKGRFAYGYATHKDRILSPMIREKISDPWREVSWEEAIAHTAKEFRRIQYQYGRTAIGGITSSRCTNEETYLVQKLVRQGFRNNNVDTCARVCHSPTGYGLGQTYGTSAGTQDFDSVEFTDVAVIIGANPVSAHPVFASRLKKRLRQGAKLIVLDPRRTEMVKSAHIEADYHLPLKPGTNVAVLTALAHVIVTEGLFDEAFIRERCDWAEFQDWASFVALPENSPETVGKLSGVDPELIRGAARLYAKGGNGAIYYGLGVTEHSQGSTTVMAIANLAMATGNIGRPGVGVNPLRGQNNVQGSCDMGSFPHELPGYRHISGEAVRDIYESLWGVKLDDEPGLRIPNMLDAAVDGSFKGIYIQGEDILQSDPDTKHVAAGLAAMECVVVHDLFLNETANYAHVFLPGSTFLEKDGTFTNAERRINMVRKVLEPKARYADWEATQELARAIGLDWNYQHPSEIMDEIAKTTPSFANVSFELLDRVGSVQWPCNDKAPLGTPIMHVDGFVRGKGKFIRTEYVATDERTGPRYPLLLTTGRILSQYNVGAQTRRTDNVMWHAEDRLEIHPHDAENRGIREGDWVRLTSRSGETTLRALITDRVSPGVVYTTFHHPDTQANVITTDFSDWATNCPEYKVTAVQVAPSNGPTDWQKDYNEQARQSRRVLPLEAAE from the coding sequence ATGAACATCAAGGCCGACTTCCCATCGCTCATCGAAGAGATCGACTACGGGACCCCGGAATCGAAGGCTGAGAAGCGGATCACGCTGACCGTCGACGGCCGCAGCATCAGCGTGCCGGAAGGCACCTCGATCATGCGCGCGGCGATGGAAGGCGGGGTCGAGATCCCAAAACTCTGCGCCACCGACATGCTGGACACTTTTGGCTCTTGCCGCGTCTGCCTGGTCGAGATCGAAGGGCGCGGCGGCACCCCAGCCTCCTGCACGACGCCGGTCGGCGAAGGCATGGTGGTGCGCACGCAATCCGAGCGGCTCGACGCCATCCGCCGCGGTGTCATGGAGCTCTACGTCTCCGACCATCCGACCGGCTGGAACGAGCAGGCCGGCACCGGTGCCAGCGAATTCGACGCGGTGGCGAAGTCGGTCGGCCTGACCGAGAACCGCTACGGCATCGAGGGCCGCAATCACGTCAAGCAGGAAGACGGCGTCGCGCCCGGGCATGGCTCGCTGGCCGTCGACTACATCGCCCGCGACGAGTCCAATCCGTATTTCACCTATGATCCGGCACAGTGCATCGTCTGCTCACGCTGCGTGCGTGCCTGCGAGGAAGTGCAAGGCACCTTCGCGCTGACCATCGAGGGCCGCGGCTTTGAATCACGCATGGTCGCCGGCATGCATGAGGATTTCATCACCTCCGAATGCGTCTCCTGCGGCGCCTGCGTGCAGGCCTGTCCGACCGACGCGCTGCGCGAGAAAACGGTGCTCGAGAAGGGAATGCCGGAGCGCTCGGCCGTCACCACTTGCGCCTATTGCGGCGTCGGTTGCTCGTTCAAGGCCGAGGTGAAGGGCGACGAGGTGATCCGCATGCTGCCCTACAAGGATGGCAAGGCGAACCACGGACACTCCTGCGTGAAGGGCCGTTTCGCCTATGGCTACGCCACCCACAAGGACCGCATCCTGTCGCCGATGATCCGCGAAAAGATCTCGGATCCCTGGCGCGAGGTGAGCTGGGAAGAGGCGATCGCCCATACGGCCAAGGAATTCCGCCGTATCCAGTACCAGTACGGACGCACAGCGATCGGCGGCATCACTTCCTCGCGCTGCACCAACGAAGAGACCTACCTCGTCCAAAAACTGGTGCGCCAGGGCTTCCGCAACAACAATGTCGACACCTGCGCCCGCGTCTGCCATTCGCCGACCGGCTACGGGCTCGGCCAGACCTACGGCACCTCGGCCGGCACGCAGGATTTCGACTCGGTCGAATTCACCGACGTCGCCGTCATCATCGGGGCCAATCCGGTTTCCGCCCATCCGGTGTTCGCCTCGCGGCTGAAGAAGCGGCTGCGCCAGGGCGCCAAGCTGATCGTGCTCGATCCGCGCCGCACCGAGATGGTCAAGTCGGCGCATATCGAAGCGGACTATCACCTGCCGCTGAAGCCCGGCACCAACGTTGCCGTGCTGACGGCGCTGGCGCATGTGATCGTCACCGAGGGCCTGTTCGACGAAGCCTTCATCCGCGAGCGCTGCGACTGGGCGGAGTTCCAGGACTGGGCGTCCTTCGTCGCCCTGCCCGAAAACAGCCCCGAGACTGTCGGCAAACTGTCCGGCGTCGACCCTGAGCTGATCCGGGGTGCTGCGCGCCTCTATGCCAAGGGCGGCAACGGCGCGATCTACTACGGCCTCGGCGTCACCGAACACAGCCAGGGATCGACCACAGTGATGGCGATCGCCAACCTCGCCATGGCCACCGGCAATATCGGCCGGCCGGGCGTCGGCGTGAACCCGCTGCGCGGCCAGAACAACGTGCAGGGCTCCTGCGACATGGGTTCTTTCCCGCACGAGCTGCCCGGCTATCGCCACATCTCCGGCGAAGCGGTGCGCGACATCTACGAGAGCCTGTGGGGCGTGAAGCTGGACGACGAGCCGGGTCTGCGCATCCCCAACATGCTGGACGCCGCCGTCGACGGCTCCTTCAAGGGCATCTACATCCAGGGCGAGGACATCCTGCAGTCCGATCCCGACACCAAGCATGTCGCAGCCGGGCTCGCCGCGATGGAATGCGTCGTCGTGCACGATCTCTTCCTCAACGAGACGGCGAACTACGCGCATGTCTTCCTGCCGGGCTCGACCTTCCTCGAGAAGGACGGCACCTTCACCAACGCCGAGCGCCGCATCAACATGGTGCGCAAGGTTCTGGAGCCGAAGGCGCGCTATGCCGACTGGGAAGCGACGCAGGAGCTCGCCCGCGCGATCGGGCTCGACTGGAACTACCAGCATCCTTCCGAGATCATGGACGAGATCGCCAAGACGACGCCGAGCTTCGCCAACGTCTCCTTTGAGTTGCTCGACCGTGTCGGCTCGGTGCAGTGGCCCTGCAACGACAAGGCGCCGCTCGGCACGCCGATCATGCATGTCGACGGCTTCGTGCGCGGCAAGGGCAAGTTCATCCGCACCGAATATGTGGCGACGGACGAACGGACCGGGCCGCGCTACCCGCTGCTGCTCACCACCGGCCGGATTCTCTCGCAGTACAATGTCGGCGCGCAGACCAGGCGCACCGACAACGTGATGTGGCATGCCGAGGACCGGCTGGAGATCCATCCGCACGACGCAGAGAACCGCGGCATTCGCGAAGGCGACTGGGTGCGGCTGACGAGCCGTTCCGGCGAAACCACGCTGCGCGCGCTGATCACCGACCGCGTCTCGCCGGGCGTCGTCTACACGACCTTCCACCATCCGGACACCCAGGCCAACGTGATCACGACCGACTTCTCGGACTGGGCGACCAACTGTCCGGAATACAAGGTCACCGCCGTGCAGGTGGCGCCGTCCAATGGGCCGACTGACTGGCAGAAGGACTATAACGAGCAGGCCCGCCAGAGCCGGCGCGTCCTTCCGCTGGAAGCGGCGGAGTAG
- a CDS encoding nuclear transport factor 2 family protein: MLTKTQLVDGAAIKKAIEGRDGKLLASFYTDDALVRVIDRNNPPSKPREIRGRAAITTFWDDICSRAMTHKVDTTIADGANLAFTQACAYPDGTKVFCAAMLELKNGRIARQTVVQAWDE, from the coding sequence ATGCTGACCAAAACTCAACTGGTGGACGGCGCTGCGATCAAGAAGGCAATCGAAGGCCGCGACGGCAAGCTGCTGGCGAGCTTCTACACCGACGACGCGCTGGTGCGGGTGATCGACCGCAACAATCCGCCGAGCAAGCCGCGCGAAATCCGCGGCCGCGCGGCGATCACCACCTTCTGGGACGACATCTGCAGCCGGGCGATGACCCATAAGGTCGACACCACCATCGCCGATGGCGCCAACCTCGCCTTCACCCAGGCCTGCGCCTATCCGGACGGCACCAAGGTGTTCTGCGCGGCGATGCTGGAGCTGAAGAACGGCCGGATCGCGAGGCAGACCGTCGTGCAGGCCTGGGACGAGTAG
- a CDS encoding carboxymuconolactone decarboxylase family protein → MEKSNRTFKSLVIAAGIGAVFTLAPAKAEDASATAAYKDIQATLGSVPDMFKTLPDVAVAGAWAEIKGVQLNPNTALDGKTKELMGLAVASQIPCQYLIYFHTEAAKLNGATDEEIKEAIAMAAIVRHWSTILNGSQVDLASFKKQTDDLFAAVKAKSQ, encoded by the coding sequence ATGGAGAAGTCGAACCGGACATTCAAATCGCTGGTGATCGCGGCAGGCATCGGCGCGGTCTTCACTCTTGCTCCCGCCAAAGCCGAAGACGCCTCGGCCACCGCTGCCTACAAGGACATCCAGGCGACGCTCGGTTCAGTGCCCGACATGTTCAAGACGCTGCCCGATGTGGCGGTTGCCGGCGCCTGGGCCGAGATCAAGGGCGTGCAGCTCAATCCCAACACCGCGCTCGACGGCAAGACCAAGGAACTGATGGGCCTTGCGGTGGCCTCGCAGATTCCGTGCCAGTACTTGATCTACTTCCACACCGAGGCGGCCAAGCTCAACGGCGCGACCGACGAGGAGATCAAGGAGGCGATCGCGATGGCGGCCATCGTGCGCCACTGGTCGACGATCCTCAACGGCAGCCAGGTCGATCTCGCCTCCTTCAAGAAGCAGACCGACGACCTGTTCGCCGCCGTCAAGGCGAAGTCGCAATGA
- a CDS encoding NADH-quinone oxidoreductase subunit NuoF, with the protein MIPRIYIPGDSGALALGAEKVAKAIEKELAERGVEAKIVRNGSRGAYFLEPMVEVATAEGRVAYGPVKPSDVKSLFDSGFLKGAPHKRWLGAPDKIPFLAKQTRLTFARCGVIDPLSLDNYKAHGGLKGLHNAVAMAPADIVKQVTESGLRGRGGAGFPTGIKWKTVLDTASDRKYIVCNADEGDSATFADRMIMEGDPFVLIEGMAIAGIATGATRGFVYIRSEYPHAVATMNKAVEIARKHGMLGVNVLGSPNAFDMEIRVGAGAYVCGEETSLLNSLEGKRGVVRAKPPLPAIQGLFGKPTVINNVISLASVPIIMDKGAAFYKDFGMGRSRGTIPIQIAGNVKHGGLFETAFGLTLGEIVDEIGGGTASGRPVKAVQVGGPLGAYFPRALFDTPFDYEAFAAKDGLIGHAGLTVFDDTADMLKQARFAMEFCAIESCGKCTPCRIGSTRGVEVLDKVASGIEAEKNLALVTDLCNTMKFGSLCALGGFTPYPVMSSITHFPEDFKPAPTRVAAE; encoded by the coding sequence ATGATCCCGCGCATCTATATCCCCGGAGATTCCGGCGCGCTGGCGCTCGGCGCCGAAAAGGTCGCCAAGGCGATCGAGAAGGAATTGGCCGAGCGCGGCGTCGAGGCCAAGATCGTGCGCAACGGCTCGCGCGGCGCCTATTTCCTGGAGCCGATGGTCGAGGTTGCGACGGCCGAGGGCCGCGTCGCCTACGGGCCGGTCAAGCCTTCCGACGTCAAGAGCCTGTTCGATAGCGGCTTCCTCAAGGGCGCGCCCCACAAGCGCTGGCTGGGCGCGCCGGACAAGATCCCCTTCCTCGCCAAGCAGACGCGGCTGACCTTCGCGCGCTGCGGCGTCATCGATCCGCTCTCGCTCGACAATTACAAGGCGCATGGCGGGCTGAAGGGCCTGCACAACGCCGTCGCCATGGCGCCCGCGGACATCGTCAAGCAGGTCACCGAATCCGGGCTGCGCGGCCGCGGCGGCGCCGGCTTCCCGACCGGCATCAAGTGGAAGACGGTGCTCGATACCGCTTCGGACCGCAAATACATCGTCTGCAACGCCGACGAGGGCGACAGCGCCACCTTCGCCGACCGCATGATCATGGAGGGCGATCCCTTCGTGCTGATCGAGGGCATGGCGATCGCCGGCATCGCCACCGGCGCGACCAGGGGCTTCGTCTACATCCGCTCGGAATATCCGCATGCGGTGGCGACGATGAACAAGGCTGTCGAGATTGCCCGCAAGCACGGCATGCTCGGCGTCAATGTGCTGGGCTCGCCCAACGCCTTCGACATGGAAATCCGCGTCGGCGCCGGCGCCTATGTCTGCGGCGAGGAGACCTCGCTTCTGAACAGCCTGGAAGGCAAGCGCGGCGTGGTGCGCGCCAAGCCGCCGCTGCCGGCAATCCAGGGCCTGTTCGGCAAGCCGACAGTGATCAACAACGTGATCAGCCTAGCCTCGGTGCCGATCATCATGGACAAGGGTGCCGCCTTCTACAAGGATTTCGGCATGGGCCGCTCGCGCGGCACGATCCCGATCCAGATTGCCGGCAACGTCAAGCATGGCGGCCTGTTCGAGACGGCCTTCGGCCTGACGCTGGGCGAGATCGTCGACGAGATCGGCGGCGGCACGGCTTCCGGGCGTCCGGTGAAGGCGGTGCAGGTCGGCGGTCCGCTCGGCGCCTATTTCCCGCGCGCGCTGTTCGACACGCCGTTCGACTATGAGGCCTTCGCCGCCAAGGACGGGCTGATCGGCCATGCCGGCCTCACCGTGTTCGACGACACCGCCGACATGCTGAAGCAGGCGCGATTCGCCATGGAGTTCTGCGCCATCGAGAGCTGCGGCAAGTGCACGCCCTGCCGCATCGGATCGACGCGCGGAGTGGAGGTTCTCGACAAGGTCGCCTCCGGCATCGAGGCGGAGAAGAACCTCGCACTGGTCACCGACCTCTGCAACACGATGAAGTTCGGATCGCTGTGCGCGCTGGGCGGCTTCACGCCCTACCCGGTGATGAGCTCGATCACGCATTTCCCCGAGGATTTCAAGCCGGCGCCTACGCGCGTGGCGGCTGAATAG
- a CDS encoding formate dehydrogenase subunit delta: MSHDEDHITSTREKLVRMANQIATFFDSKPREEGITGVAEHINKFWEPRMRRQLFEMLDNGTETFNELVVAASAKIKRPKTSEQADTSIGYTGPAQGENGALHK, translated from the coding sequence ATGTCGCATGACGAAGATCACATCACCAGCACCAGGGAAAAGCTGGTGCGCATGGCCAACCAGATCGCAACCTTCTTCGATTCCAAGCCGCGCGAGGAAGGCATCACCGGCGTCGCCGAGCACATCAACAAGTTCTGGGAACCGAGGATGCGGCGGCAGCTGTTCGAGATGCTCGACAACGGCACCGAGACGTTCAACGAGCTAGTGGTGGCCGCCTCGGCAAAGATCAAGCGGCCCAAGACGTCCGAACAGGCCGACACGAGCATCGGTTACACCGGGCCTGCGCAAGGCGAGAACGGTGCCTTGCACAAGTAA
- the fdhD gene encoding formate dehydrogenase accessory sulfurtransferase FdhD has product MVPEETPVAFSYAGTTHAVMMASPADFEDFALGFSLTEGIVADPAEIEAIEVEDLGAGIDIQIRLKDKANTRFQARRRRLAGPVGCGLCGIESIEEAMRSVDAVGSSKLTLEAEDITRSVKRLSKVQPLHTETGAVHAAGFYVPGKGIVMAREDVGRHNALDKLAGALARAGIDGSTGAVVVTSRVSVEMVQKTAAIGAAIIIAVSAPTALAIRTAEAAGMTLVALVRGEDFDIFTHPDRVVSGVAKHVA; this is encoded by the coding sequence ATGGTGCCGGAGGAGACACCGGTGGCATTCTCCTATGCCGGCACCACGCATGCGGTGATGATGGCGAGCCCCGCCGATTTCGAGGATTTCGCGCTCGGCTTCTCGCTGACCGAGGGCATCGTTGCCGACCCGGCAGAGATCGAGGCGATCGAGGTCGAGGATCTCGGCGCCGGCATCGACATCCAGATCCGGCTGAAGGACAAGGCCAACACGCGCTTCCAGGCGCGGCGTCGCAGGCTTGCCGGACCGGTCGGCTGCGGCTTGTGCGGCATCGAATCGATCGAGGAAGCGATGCGCTCGGTCGACGCGGTCGGTTCGTCGAAGCTTACGCTTGAGGCCGAGGACATCACCCGCTCGGTCAAGCGCCTGTCGAAGGTGCAGCCGTTGCATACCGAGACCGGCGCGGTGCACGCCGCCGGCTTCTACGTGCCGGGCAAGGGCATCGTCATGGCGCGCGAGGATGTCGGCCGTCACAACGCACTGGACAAGCTGGCCGGCGCGCTGGCCAGGGCCGGCATCGACGGTTCGACGGGCGCCGTCGTCGTGACCTCGCGGGTCTCGGTGGAGATGGTGCAGAAGACGGCGGCAATCGGTGCGGCCATCATCATCGCCGTTTCGGCGCCGACGGCACTTGCCATCCGCACGGCCGAGGCCGCCGGCATGACGTTGGTGGCGCTGGTGCGCGGCGAAGATTTCGATATTTTCACCCACCCAGACCGGGTGGTTTCCGGAGTTGCCAAGCATGTCGCATGA